In Lentimicrobium sp. L6, the DNA window GTTCTACCACTTTTTATAGAAGTGACCATTTCTTTTATCGTCATAAAAACAACTTAATCAATCATTATTAAATCCTATTTATTTATTCGTTCAGCTGCTTTTTTGCGCTCTTGAACAACCTTTTCAATAAAATTAATTATTTTAACCTGAAGTTTTGTTTTATTGAGCCTATTGAATTCGGTAATAGCCCCCGGACTCATTACATTTACTTCGATTAATTTACCTCCTATTAAATCAAGGCCGGCAAAAAACAAACCGTCACGAACAAGTTTCTCACCAATTGTTCTACACAATTTAAGCTCTTGTTTGGTGAGTTTATGCTTGGCAATACTTCCTCCTGCCGATATATTCGAGCGAATATCTCCAGTGGAAGGAATTCTTTTTAGCGCACCAACAGGTTCTCCATTTAGCATAAACACTCTTACATCACCTTTTTCTGCACCTGGTATATATTCCTGAAGAATCACATATTGTGATTTCCCATCGCGGCTACTGTGGTTAACATAGAAATCTAATAAGGATTTTATGTTATTTGTAGCTGATTTTTCAATGATAATAACACCTCTACCTCCATATCCATCCAGAGGTTTCATGATCATTTGTTCTTGATCAG includes these proteins:
- the gshB gene encoding glutathione synthase, with translation MRICFLMYPWESMTKGDSTLRMIHECVKRGHTVATTTPERLGIRESVTMANCEVFKKDQKVSSSINSFRNNVEKYWKNLPLAGFDVVFMRANPPLDPILLNFLDSIKDDVFVMNAVRGLREANNKIYTAAYYDPEHDFIPVTHVSKDVAYLKQIIDESDQEQMIMKPLDGYGGRGVIIIEKSATNNIKSLLDFYVNHSSRDGKSQYVILQEYIPGAEKGDVRVFMLNGEPVGALKRIPSTGDIRSNISAGGSIAKHKLTKQELKLCRTIGEKLVRDGLFFAGLDLIGGKLIEVNVMSPGAITEFNRLNKTKLQVKIINFIEKVVQERKKAAERINK